In Pyrus communis chromosome 8, drPyrComm1.1, whole genome shotgun sequence, one genomic interval encodes:
- the LOC137741771 gene encoding uncharacterized protein, whose product MDWQYNGEQSANKLLTNSTTFLKQPFHILTLTLLSLLLPLSFLILSRLSCANYIFSLSFPTLIIPPPEPSNYYSSCIFYLFLYATPSLLYLLVSVVTVAAFIHCITGKITIITEFPGPIFCPRLYPAWIFLCTMQVCVGLGIEGSIVAAEVVDGHATFGGVVDEKICLLSRAIFFLGLHETMLHWCRVVVKPVVDDTVFGGAREEKWVERLAIAASFGCLWWWRLRDEVESLAVVAKAKRELAMGLGVADFVGWSLYYLTVTIGMVRVVKGLMWLSMVLLRRREANLCNNCGEDHDCQDNKV is encoded by the coding sequence ATGGATTGGCAGTACAATGGGGAACAAAGCGCTAATAAGCTCTTGACGAATTCGACTACCTTTCTAAAACAACCTTTCCATATTCTTACACTCACCCTCCTCAGTTTATTGCTTCCCCTCTCATTCCTCATCCTGTCCAGACTATCTTGCGCCAACTATATCTTCAGCTTAAGCTTCCCCACTCTCATCATTCCTCCTCCCGAGCCCTCCAACTACTATTCATCATGCATCTTCTATCTCTTCCTCTACGCTACCCCTTCTCTTCTCTATCTTCTTGTTTCCGTTGTCACCGTGGCTGCCTTTATCCACTGCATAACAGGAAAAATCACCATCATAACTGAGTTTCCGGGTCCCATTTTCTGTCCCCGTTTATACCCTGCTTGGATCTTCCTATGTACAATGCAAGTCTGCGTCGGTTTGGGAATTGAAGGTAGCATCGTCGCCGCGGAGGTAGTAGATGGGCACGCTACTTTCGGCGGTGTTGTTGATGAGAAAATATGTTTGTTGAGCAGAGCAATATTTTTCCTAGGGTTGCATGAGACCATGCTTCATTGGTGTAGGGTTGTGGTGAAGCCGGTGGTGGATGACACGGTTTTCGGTGGCGCTAGAGAGGAAAAGTGGGTTGAGAGGTTGGCAATAGCTGCCAGCTTTGGTTGTTTGTGGTGGTGGAGGTTGAGGGATGAGGTTGAGTCTTTGGCTGTTGTGGCTAAAGCCAAAAGAGAGCTGGCAATGGGCTTAGGAGTGGCTGACTTTGTTGGTTGGTCACTATATTACCTCACTGTGACTATTGGTATGGTTAGGGTGGTAAAAGGTCTTATGTGGCTTTCCATGGTTTTGTTACGTAGGAGAGAAGCCAACTTATGTAACAATTGTGGAGAAGATCATGATTGTCAAGACAACAAGGTCTAA
- the LOC137742591 gene encoding probable WRKY transcription factor 35, with product MDETLSPEPDSDVSKNLRPENQPSKRRKVAHEKTVVTVKIGANVGKLKNEGPPSDLWSWRKYGQKPIKGSPYPRGYYRCSTSKGCSAKKQVERSKTDASVLIITYTSSHNHPGPPDVNVISTTQQEQEDDQKQEQEQEQEDDQEQEQEQDQKQDQDKKQDQEQEHGKLEEHFHYIESPIRSSQDEHIFTAHDTSFGFLLDEEQEPLSLSYSQLMSFSTPKLSEENNDFFDELEELPTFSSFPSFMGRTNNLSFGIERIPSVPS from the exons aTGGATGAAACCCTTTCTCCAGAACCAGACTCAGATGTTTCAAAAAATCTCAGGCCAGAAAATCAGCCATCCAAAAGAAG GAAGGTGGCTCATGAGAAGACTGTTGTGACAGTGAAGATAGGAGCTAATGTTGGGAAGCTAAAGAACGAAGGGCCGCCTTCCGATCTTTGGTCATGGAGGAAGTATGGCCAAAAACCCATCAAAGGATCTCCTTATCCaag GGGATACTACCGTTGCAGTACATCGAAAGGTTGCTCGGCGAAAAAACAAGTGGAAAGAAGCAAAACTGATGCTTCAGTTCTCATAATTACCTACACTTCCAGCCACAATCATCCAGGTCCTCCTGATGTGAATGTGATCTCCACCACccaacaagaacaagaagatgATCAGAAGCAAGAGCAAGAGCAAGAACAAGAAGATgatcaagaacaagaacaagaacaagatcAAAAGCAAGATCAGGATAAAAAACAAgatcaagaacaagaacatggGAAATTGGAAGAACACTTCCACTACATCGAATCCCCAATCAGATCTTCCCAAGACGAACACATTTTTACGGCTCACGACACGAGTTTTGGGTTCTTGTTGGATGAAGAGCAAGAGCCACTGTCACTATCATATTCTCAGCTGATGAGCTTCTCAACACCCAAATTATCAGAAGAAAACAATGACTTTTTTGATGAGCTTGAAGAGCTGCCAACATTTTCATCCTTCCCAAGCTTCATGGGGAGGACTAACAATCTTTCCTTTGGAATTGAAAGGATTCCCTCTGTCCCTTCTTGA
- the LOC137742667 gene encoding ATP-dependent Clp protease proteolytic subunit 5, chloroplastic-like yields MAQTCVSTSASALRFNSLVLAPNPSSSPQPKALSLPFQRLPSRMFKNLVWSSKKSSPVKAIYSGEFWTPAEKNSRQGIWSIREDVQVPSSPYFPAYAQGQGPPPMVQERFQSVISQLFQYRIIRCGGAVDDDMANIIVAQLLYLDAVDPQKDIVMYVNSPGGSVTAGMAVFDTMRHIRPDVSTVCVGLAASMGAFLLSAGTKGKRYSLPNSRIMIHQPLGGAQGGQTDIDIQANEMLHHKANLNGYLAYHTGQSLEKINQDTDRDFFMSAKEAQEYGLIDGVISNPLKAFQPLAAPTAIEDESAEQTVIDS; encoded by the exons ATGGCGCAGACCTGTGTTTCCACCTCCGCCTCTGCTCTCAGATTCAACTCCCTCGTCCTCGCTCCAAACCCTAGCTCTTCTCCCCAACCGAAggccctctctctccccttccaaCGCCTTCCTTCAAG GatgtttaaaaatttagtttggAGCAGCAAAAAGAGTTCTCCAGTGAAAGCTATCTACTCTGGTGAATTTTGGACACCGGCGGAAAAGAATTCTCGTCAAGGAATTTGGTCCATAAG GGAGGATGTGCAAGTTCCATCTTCACCATACTTCCCTGCGTATGCACAGGGACAGGGGCCACCCCCCATGGTGCAAGAACGCTTTCAAAGTGTTATTAGTCAGCTTTTCCAATAT AGAATAATACGTTGTGGGGGAGCAGTTGATGATGATATGGCAAACATAATTGTTGCTCAACTTCTTTACCTTGATGCTGTTGATCCTCAGAAG GATATTGTGATGTATGTAAATTCACCAGGAGGATCTGTTACTGCTG GTATGGCCGTTTTTGACACAATGAGGCATATCCGACCTGACGTCTCCACAGTATGTGTTGGACTTGCTGCTAG TATGGGAGCTTTCCTGCTTAGCGCCGGTACCAAAG GAAAAAGGTACAGCTTGCCAAATTCGAGGATAATGATCCATCAGCCTCTTGGTGGAGCTCAAGGTGGGCAAACCGACATCGATATTCAG GCAAATGAGATGCTACATCATAAGGCAAACTTGAATGGTTATCTCGCCTACCACACTGGTCAAAGTCTTGAAAAGATCAACCAAGACACGGATCGCGATTTCTTCATGAGTGCGAAGGAAGCCCAAGAATACGGGCTTATAGATGGCGTTATATCGAATCCACTCAAAGCTTTCCAACCTTTGGCAGCCCCAACTGCGATTGAAGATGAATCTGCTGAGCAGACGGTTATAGACAGTTAG
- the LOC137742541 gene encoding uncharacterized protein isoform X2, with product MEDLGNNHRLDSISSAVRKKRSQTFRRPRPDSFTELHDHSPLSSTTPSDDQSKVSSDENAGCDANSKRKELSLNECMARGSSAAGNGKKSHKKDSKGGGCNLFYKNETGQNGSNNKRSDEGCLAPANGKSSSLMKDDLILESISDDAFNGRNGESPSTGLSGLDGCGNENKVKKVKLKVGGVTRTIQANSTLNGTTEGGSSTKTARLSDVSRPRQKQNLLGNSDDNHSPLDKKRGLKGIPWKDFSRSGVSLGRDNYSMGRTAGKSTSGREGDRSESVRKSKRVPKRRVLDGDFGDEEEDDEIRYLEKLKISKVATVYRDDDDESSRKHRKLSAVSNIDNAGASRLDKDLKRKSRTDRVSGDTDYEEEQDSLSDGELEGKKKQKKEAVDSLMDGKKEMTLTTRQRALQSGKDAAPGSSLIEFPDGLPPAPSRKQKEKLTDVEQQLKKAEAAQRRRMQVEKAARESEAEAIRKILGQDSSRKKREDKIKKRQEEIAQERAANALTLPPNTIRTVMGPAGTIVTFSNDMGLPGLFDAKPCSLKCYKAIQEKTAVENAC from the exons ATGGAAGACTTGGGCAATAATCATAGACTGGACAGTATAAGCAGTGCTgtaagaaagaagagaagtcAAACGTTTCGTCGACCTCGACCTGATTCATTTACTGAACTCCATGATCATTCACCGTTGTCATCAACTACACCTTCGGATGATCAGAGCAAGGTCTCTAGTGATGAGAATGCAGGTTGTGATGccaattcaaagagaaaagaattaAGTCTTAATGAATGCATGGCCAGGGGGTCTTCTGCTGCAGGTAATGGCAAAAAATCTCACAAAAAGGATAGTAAGGGTGGAGGATGTAATTTGTTTTACAAGAATGAGACAGGACAAAATGGGAGCAATAACAAGCGTTCTGACGAAGGTTGCCTTGCCCCTGCTAATGGGAAGAGCTCAAGCTTAATGAAGGATGATTTGATATTGGAGTCAATAAGTGATGATGCATTTAATGGGAGAAATGGTGAAAGTCCAAGTACTGGGTTGTCAGGGTTAGATGGATGTGGAAATGAGAACAAGGTTAAAAAGGTTAAGCTCAAGGTTGGTGGTGTCACACGTACAATTCAGGCCAACTCTACATTGAATGGTACAACGGAGGGTGGGTCTTCTACAAAGACTGCTCGATTGTCAGATGTGTCTAGACCACGGCAGAAGCAAAATCTTCTG GGAAATTCGGACGATAATCATTCTCCTTTGGATAAGAAGCGAGGCTTAAAAGGAATTCCATGGAAGGATTTCTCAAGAAGTGGTGTTAGTCTTGGGAGAGATAATTATTCGATGGGCAGGACAGCGGGAAAGAGTACCTCTGGAAGGGAAGGCGATAGATCTGAATCAGTTCGGAAGAGCAAGCGAGTGCCTAAGAGGCGCGTCCTTGATGGAGATTTTGGAGATGAAGAAGAGGATGATGAGATTCGGTATCTGGAGAAACTGAAAATATCAAAGGTTGCTACAGTGTAtagagatgatgatgatgaatcaaGCAGGAAGCACAGAAAACTTTCTGCAGTTTCCAACATTGATAATGCCGGTGCATCAAGGTTGGATAAAGACCTTAAAAGGAAGTCGAGAACTGATAGAGTATCTGGAGACACTGATTATGAGGAAGAACAAGATTCATTATCTGATGGGGAGCTTGAAGGtaaaaagaaacagaagaagGAAGCTGTTGATTCTTTGATGGATGGTAAGAAGGAAATGACTCTCACAACTCGTCAAAGGGCCCTTCAGTCAGGCAAAGATGCCGCCCCTGGTTCAAGCTTAATTGAGTTTCCTGACGGATTACCACCTGCACCATCTAGAA AGCAAAAGGAAAAACTTACAGATGTGGAGCAGCAACTGAAGAAAGCTGAGGCTGCTCAGAGACGAAGAATGCAGGTTGAGAAGGCTGCTAGAGAATCAGAG GCTGAGGCTATTAGAAAAATTCTCGGTCAAGATTCCAGCAGGAAGAAACGAGAAGACAAGATAAAGAAGCGACAAGAAGAAATTGCACAG GAGAGGGCTGCTAATGCGTTGACACTTCCACCAAACACCATTAGAACTGTGATGGGCCCTGCGGGTACTATAGTGACTTTCTCTAACGACATGGGTCTCCCTGGTTTATTTGACGCTAAACCCTGCAG TCTTAAGTGCTACAAGGCAATCCAGGAAAAGACGGCGGTAGAAAATGCATGCTAA
- the LOC137742541 gene encoding uncharacterized protein isoform X1 produces MEDLGNNHRLDSISSAVRKKRSQTFRRPRPDSFTELHDHSPLSSTTPSDDQSKVSSDENAGCDANSKRKELSLNECMARGSSAAGNGKKSHKKDSKGGGCNLFYKNETGQNGSNNKRSDEGCLAPANGKSSSLMKDDLILESISDDAFNGRNGESPSTGLSGLDGCGNENKVKKVKLKVGGVTRTIQANSTLNGTTEGGSSTKTARLSDVSRPRQKQNLLGNSDDNHSPLDKKRGLKGIPWKDFSRSGVSLGRDNYSMGRTAGKSTSGREGDRSESVRKSKRVPKRRVLDGDFGDEEEDDEIRYLEKLKISKVATVYRDDDDESSRKHRKLSAVSNIDNAGASRLDKDLKRKSRTDRVSGDTDYEEEQDSLSDGELEGKKKQKKEAVDSLMDGKKEMTLTTRQRALQSGKDAAPGSSLIEFPDGLPPAPSRKQKEKLTDVEQQLKKAEAAQRRRMQVEKAARESEAEAIRKILGQDSSRKKREDKIKKRQEEIAQERAANALTLPPNTIRTVMGPAGTIVTFSNDMGLPGLFDAKPCSYPSQRENCAGPSCTNPYKYRDSKSKLPLCSLKCYKAIQEKTAVENAC; encoded by the exons ATGGAAGACTTGGGCAATAATCATAGACTGGACAGTATAAGCAGTGCTgtaagaaagaagagaagtcAAACGTTTCGTCGACCTCGACCTGATTCATTTACTGAACTCCATGATCATTCACCGTTGTCATCAACTACACCTTCGGATGATCAGAGCAAGGTCTCTAGTGATGAGAATGCAGGTTGTGATGccaattcaaagagaaaagaattaAGTCTTAATGAATGCATGGCCAGGGGGTCTTCTGCTGCAGGTAATGGCAAAAAATCTCACAAAAAGGATAGTAAGGGTGGAGGATGTAATTTGTTTTACAAGAATGAGACAGGACAAAATGGGAGCAATAACAAGCGTTCTGACGAAGGTTGCCTTGCCCCTGCTAATGGGAAGAGCTCAAGCTTAATGAAGGATGATTTGATATTGGAGTCAATAAGTGATGATGCATTTAATGGGAGAAATGGTGAAAGTCCAAGTACTGGGTTGTCAGGGTTAGATGGATGTGGAAATGAGAACAAGGTTAAAAAGGTTAAGCTCAAGGTTGGTGGTGTCACACGTACAATTCAGGCCAACTCTACATTGAATGGTACAACGGAGGGTGGGTCTTCTACAAAGACTGCTCGATTGTCAGATGTGTCTAGACCACGGCAGAAGCAAAATCTTCTG GGAAATTCGGACGATAATCATTCTCCTTTGGATAAGAAGCGAGGCTTAAAAGGAATTCCATGGAAGGATTTCTCAAGAAGTGGTGTTAGTCTTGGGAGAGATAATTATTCGATGGGCAGGACAGCGGGAAAGAGTACCTCTGGAAGGGAAGGCGATAGATCTGAATCAGTTCGGAAGAGCAAGCGAGTGCCTAAGAGGCGCGTCCTTGATGGAGATTTTGGAGATGAAGAAGAGGATGATGAGATTCGGTATCTGGAGAAACTGAAAATATCAAAGGTTGCTACAGTGTAtagagatgatgatgatgaatcaaGCAGGAAGCACAGAAAACTTTCTGCAGTTTCCAACATTGATAATGCCGGTGCATCAAGGTTGGATAAAGACCTTAAAAGGAAGTCGAGAACTGATAGAGTATCTGGAGACACTGATTATGAGGAAGAACAAGATTCATTATCTGATGGGGAGCTTGAAGGtaaaaagaaacagaagaagGAAGCTGTTGATTCTTTGATGGATGGTAAGAAGGAAATGACTCTCACAACTCGTCAAAGGGCCCTTCAGTCAGGCAAAGATGCCGCCCCTGGTTCAAGCTTAATTGAGTTTCCTGACGGATTACCACCTGCACCATCTAGAA AGCAAAAGGAAAAACTTACAGATGTGGAGCAGCAACTGAAGAAAGCTGAGGCTGCTCAGAGACGAAGAATGCAGGTTGAGAAGGCTGCTAGAGAATCAGAG GCTGAGGCTATTAGAAAAATTCTCGGTCAAGATTCCAGCAGGAAGAAACGAGAAGACAAGATAAAGAAGCGACAAGAAGAAATTGCACAG GAGAGGGCTGCTAATGCGTTGACACTTCCACCAAACACCATTAGAACTGTGATGGGCCCTGCGGGTACTATAGTGACTTTCTCTAACGACATGGGTCTCCCTGGTTTATTTGACGCTAAACCCTGCAG CTATCCTTCTCAGCGTGAGAATTGTGCGGGTCCATCGTGTACCAATCCATACAAGTATAGGGATTCTAAGTCAAAGCTTCCTCTTTGCAGTCTTAAGTGCTACAAGGCAATCCAGGAAAAGACGGCGGTAGAAAATGCATGCTAA
- the LOC137741772 gene encoding NAC domain-containing protein 89-like — translation MTWVFGFKPADQELINFFLYRKVVLRQPLVPRHVGFVHEIDLLGDHQPWEIWDACGGPQPYGKQAYFFCKLKKLSKSGVHIDRRNASEGFWNGKQLSEDVFVHHDVNPNNKWIIGRKRQFKYVNEGSEHHHDWYLETYILASIPDDDQAVVAICRLRKNYHKRKRYVPQRNRRRINGRKERHGRRINGQLMETKR, via the coding sequence ATGACGTGGGTTTTTGGCTTTAAGCCAGCTGATCAAGAACTCATCAACTTCTTCCTCTACCGGAAGGTTGTTCTCCGACAGCCACTAGTGCCACGACACGTTGGCTTTGTGCATGAGATTGATCTCTTGGGAGACCACCAGCCCTGGGAGATTTGGGATGCCTGCGGAGGACCACAGCCCTACGGTAAACAAGCCTATTTCTTCTGCAAGCTCAAGAAGTTGTCAAAATCCGGTGTCCACATTGATAGAAGGAATGCATCCGAAGGATTTTGGAACGGCAAACAACTCAGCGAAGACGTTTTTGTCCATCATGATGTAAACCCTAATAATAAGTGGATTATTGGTCGAAAAAGACAGTTTAAGTATGTCAATGAAGGGTCGGAGCACCATCACGATTGGTACTTGGAAACTTACATTCTTGCTAGCATTCCTGATGATGATCAAGCGGTGGTTGCGATTTGCCGACTTAGAAAGAATTACCACAAAAGAAAACGGTATGTTCCCCAAAGAAATCGAAGGAGAATCAACGGCCGCAAAGAAAGACATGGAAGGAGAATCAATGGACAATTAATGGAAACAAAAAGGTAA